Proteins from a single region of Haloterrigena alkaliphila:
- a CDS encoding alpha/beta hydrolase → MEADRIDPQAKDALERQQRIPMPHNRYGLKLFRLLTRPVMRLRNRNGPSVGRTIDRTIPGPAGDLDVRLYLPDAKGPYPTVVFFHGGGYVLGSIETHDWLCRHLTRESGCAVLSVDYRLAPEDPFPAAVEDASAAVEWAAANPEAIAGNGTIAVAGDSAGGALAAVVALMAAEHGGPEIDYQALVYPSVGIEADQPSVREHAGIVLAEDDMAWFRECYYESEIDERNPYADPTNACDVSGVAPATVVTAGFDPLRDGGKAYAEQLVRDGVPTRYENYEAMPHGFLTLRDVDRAHDAIATVAGDLADALEDG, encoded by the coding sequence ATGGAGGCTGACAGGATCGATCCGCAGGCCAAGGACGCGCTCGAGCGCCAGCAGCGGATTCCGATGCCGCACAACCGCTACGGGCTGAAGCTCTTCCGGCTCCTCACTCGCCCGGTGATGCGACTGCGGAACCGAAACGGCCCGAGCGTCGGGCGGACGATCGACCGGACGATCCCCGGTCCGGCGGGCGACCTCGACGTTCGGCTCTACCTCCCCGACGCGAAGGGGCCGTACCCCACGGTCGTCTTCTTCCACGGGGGCGGGTACGTCCTGGGGAGTATCGAGACCCACGACTGGCTCTGCCGGCACCTGACTCGAGAGAGCGGCTGCGCGGTCCTGTCCGTCGACTACCGACTCGCCCCTGAAGACCCCTTCCCCGCGGCGGTCGAGGACGCCTCCGCGGCCGTCGAGTGGGCGGCCGCGAACCCCGAAGCGATCGCCGGGAACGGGACGATCGCGGTCGCGGGCGACTCCGCCGGCGGGGCGCTTGCCGCCGTCGTCGCGCTCATGGCCGCCGAGCACGGCGGTCCGGAGATCGACTATCAGGCGCTCGTCTATCCGAGCGTCGGCATCGAAGCCGACCAGCCGTCGGTCAGAGAGCACGCCGGCATCGTCCTCGCGGAGGACGATATGGCGTGGTTCCGGGAGTGCTACTACGAGAGCGAGATCGACGAGCGCAACCCCTACGCCGACCCGACGAACGCCTGCGACGTCTCCGGCGTCGCTCCGGCGACGGTCGTCACCGCCGGTTTCGACCCGCTACGGGACGGCGGGAAGGCCTACGCCGAACAGCTCGTCCGCGACGGCGTCCCCACGCGCTACGAGAACTACGAGGCCATGCCTCACGGCTTCCTGACGCTCCGCGACGTCGACCGCGCCCACGACGCGATCGCGACCGTCGCCGGCGATCTCGCCGACGCGCTCGAGGACGGCTGA
- a CDS encoding GNAT family N-acetyltransferase, whose amino-acid sequence MVQSNNSQPTIEHASSSDIEAVADLWVQLARDQRAYDSYVRADANRETMRDTLTAHQINESLLVARVDGEIVGFASYSIERGSLELEATRGLLSNIYVEPAYRDRGIGEALLETVEEELAANGAEAAVLEVMAENGAARRFYERQGYETYRIAMERDLEDERSESDTHSKEDG is encoded by the coding sequence ATGGTCCAAAGCAACAACAGCCAGCCGACGATTGAACACGCCTCCTCGAGCGACATCGAGGCGGTCGCGGACCTGTGGGTCCAGTTGGCCCGCGATCAGCGCGCCTACGACTCCTACGTCCGGGCCGACGCCAACCGCGAGACGATGCGGGATACCCTCACGGCCCATCAGATCAACGAGAGTCTCCTCGTCGCCCGCGTCGACGGCGAGATCGTCGGCTTCGCGTCGTACTCCATCGAGCGCGGATCGCTCGAACTCGAGGCCACCCGGGGTCTCCTCTCGAACATCTACGTCGAACCCGCCTACCGCGACCGGGGCATCGGCGAGGCGCTGCTCGAGACCGTCGAGGAGGAACTGGCCGCCAACGGGGCGGAGGCCGCCGTCCTCGAGGTGATGGCCGAGAACGGAGCCGCGCGCCGATTCTACGAGCGACAGGGGTACGAGACCTACCGGATCGCGATGGAGCGGGACCTCGAGGACGAGCGATCAGAAAGCGATACACACTCAAAGGAGGACGGCTAA
- a CDS encoding DHH family phosphoesterase, which translates to MSTGVTISSISDYAILGCGSVGYAVAEELVEQGKDVLIIDRDESRVESLRDQDLDARTADIREPEAADLVADRDVVLILASDVESNKRAVEHIREIDDTQFVVARASDPVSGDELEELGADIVINPSSVIAESALRALESGELEYNAGKLARLLEETQERLAIITQDSPDPDSIASAAALQAIAEHLGIESDIIYLGDVGHQENRAFVNLLGIDLVQWDEIEDYSVYDTVTLVDHATRGEMDLPVDIIIDHHEPEEEVEPEFVDIRPNMSSTSTIMTKYIQEFDMNVSEEVATALLYGIRAETLDFKRDTTPADLTAAAYLYPFANHDTLEQVESPSMSPETLDVLAEAITNRDVQGSHLVSNAGFVRDREALTQAASHLLNLEGVTTTAVFGIADETIFLAGRSKDIRINIGKVLEDAYGEMGETAGHSTQASAEIPLGIFTGIEISDDTRDTLLDLTEEAVKRTLFDAMGVEGSNEGSNGN; encoded by the coding sequence ATGAGCACGGGGGTTACGATCTCGTCGATCTCTGACTACGCGATCCTCGGCTGTGGGAGCGTCGGCTACGCCGTCGCGGAGGAACTCGTCGAACAGGGGAAGGACGTCCTCATCATCGACCGCGACGAGAGCCGCGTCGAGTCGCTCCGGGATCAGGACTTGGACGCCCGGACCGCCGACATCCGCGAACCCGAGGCCGCGGACCTCGTCGCCGACCGCGACGTCGTCCTCATCCTCGCCTCGGACGTCGAGTCGAACAAGCGCGCGGTCGAGCACATCCGCGAGATCGACGACACCCAGTTCGTCGTGGCCCGCGCGAGCGACCCCGTCTCCGGGGACGAACTCGAGGAACTGGGCGCCGATATCGTCATCAACCCCTCCTCGGTGATCGCCGAGTCCGCGCTCCGAGCGCTCGAGTCGGGCGAACTCGAGTACAACGCGGGCAAACTCGCCCGACTCCTCGAGGAGACCCAGGAGCGGTTGGCGATCATCACGCAGGACAGCCCGGATCCGGACTCGATCGCCAGCGCGGCGGCGCTGCAGGCGATCGCCGAGCACCTCGGCATCGAGTCCGACATCATCTATCTGGGCGACGTCGGCCACCAGGAGAACCGCGCGTTCGTCAACCTGCTGGGGATCGATCTGGTCCAGTGGGACGAGATCGAGGACTACTCCGTCTACGACACCGTCACGTTGGTCGATCACGCGACGAGGGGGGAGATGGACCTGCCCGTCGACATCATCATCGACCATCACGAACCCGAGGAGGAGGTCGAACCCGAGTTCGTCGACATCCGGCCCAACATGTCCTCGACGTCGACGATCATGACCAAGTACATCCAGGAGTTCGACATGAACGTCTCCGAGGAGGTCGCCACCGCCCTTCTCTACGGGATCCGCGCCGAGACCCTGGATTTCAAACGCGACACCACCCCCGCCGACCTCACCGCCGCGGCCTACCTCTACCCGTTCGCGAACCACGACACCTTGGAGCAGGTCGAGTCGCCGTCGATGTCCCCCGAGACCTTAGACGTCCTCGCGGAGGCCATCACCAACCGCGACGTCCAGGGGAGCCACCTCGTCTCCAACGCGGGCTTCGTCCGCGACCGCGAGGCACTCACGCAGGCCGCCAGCCACCTGCTGAACCTCGAGGGCGTCACCACGACCGCCGTCTTCGGCATCGCCGACGAGACCATCTTCCTCGCCGGCCGCTCGAAGGACATCCGGATCAACATCGGCAAGGTGCTCGAGGACGCCTACGGCGAGATGGGCGAGACGGCGGGCCACTCGACGCAGGCCAGCGCGGAGATCCCGCTGGGCATCTTCACCGGGATCGAAATCTCCGACGACACCCGCGACACCTTGCTCGATCTCACCGAGGAGGCGGTCAAGCGCACGCTGTTCGACGCGATGGGCGTCGAGGGCAGCAACGAAGGGTCGAACGGAAACTGA
- a CDS encoding enoyl-CoA hydratase/isomerase family protein, with protein MALGDAVLLEIEDDGPATITLNQPDRRNALSAEISDGLLEALEEIKDSDARCVVIEGAGGSFSAGGDIQRMTDALEEDVPADERVRSLERSTNDMMTTLVDYPIPTIAAIDGAAVGAGANLAIACDVQLASDRAAFGFVFRQVGLSVDAGTSYLLPRIVGENVAKELVLTGDIFGADRAKDLGLVNHVYGAEEFDDQVDAFVEKVVSGPPIALRHANRLVGEGLEKSLDQALTDEAVAQGIVFDTEDHAEGVNAFLEDRDPEFEGR; from the coding sequence ATGGCGCTCGGTGACGCGGTCCTCCTCGAGATCGAGGACGACGGCCCCGCGACCATCACGCTCAACCAGCCCGATCGCCGCAACGCCCTCTCCGCGGAGATCAGCGACGGCCTCCTCGAGGCCCTCGAGGAGATCAAAGACAGCGACGCCCGCTGCGTCGTCATCGAGGGCGCGGGCGGGTCGTTCTCCGCCGGCGGCGACATCCAGCGGATGACCGACGCCCTCGAGGAGGACGTTCCGGCCGACGAGCGGGTGCGCAGCCTCGAGCGCTCGACGAACGACATGATGACCACGCTGGTCGACTACCCGATCCCGACGATCGCGGCGATCGACGGGGCCGCCGTCGGGGCGGGCGCGAACCTCGCGATCGCCTGCGACGTGCAACTGGCCAGCGACCGGGCCGCCTTCGGCTTCGTCTTCCGGCAGGTCGGCCTGAGCGTCGACGCGGGGACCTCCTACCTGCTGCCCCGGATCGTCGGCGAGAACGTCGCCAAGGAACTCGTTCTGACCGGCGACATCTTCGGCGCCGACCGCGCGAAGGACCTCGGCCTGGTCAACCACGTCTACGGCGCCGAGGAGTTCGACGACCAGGTCGACGCGTTCGTCGAGAAGGTCGTCTCCGGACCGCCGATCGCTCTGCGACACGCCAACCGACTGGTCGGCGAAGGCCTCGAGAAGTCCCTCGACCAAGCCCTGACCGACGAGGCGGTCGCCCAGGGCATCGTCTTCGACACGGAAGATCACGCGGAGGGCGTCAACGCCTTCCTCGAGGACCGCGATCCCGAGTTCGAAGGGCGATAA
- a CDS encoding MBL fold metallo-hydrolase has translation MSATYEGITFERLGHASKRIETPEGLVIYVDPWGEQLEGEPGDGDVVLVTHDDFDHYDPEAIEAVAGPDVTVAAYEDIDTSDLASDVIDLPHKGETTVEGIDVRSVPAYNDPDGEHVDEDGEPFHAEGEVIGLLLTLDGTTVFMASDTDFLEHHESITADVFVPPIGGHFTMDRREAADFARSVEADLVLPEHYDTFDPIETDAEAFATDLEADGIRVELF, from the coding sequence ATGTCCGCCACCTACGAGGGGATCACGTTCGAGCGACTCGGCCACGCGAGCAAGCGTATCGAGACCCCCGAGGGCCTCGTTATCTACGTCGACCCGTGGGGCGAGCAACTCGAGGGGGAACCGGGCGACGGCGACGTCGTCCTCGTCACGCACGACGACTTCGATCACTACGATCCGGAGGCGATCGAGGCGGTCGCGGGGCCGGACGTCACCGTCGCCGCCTACGAGGACATCGACACGAGCGACCTCGCGTCCGACGTGATCGATCTTCCCCACAAGGGCGAGACGACCGTCGAGGGGATCGACGTCCGGTCGGTGCCCGCCTACAACGACCCCGACGGCGAGCACGTCGACGAGGACGGCGAGCCGTTCCACGCCGAGGGCGAGGTGATCGGCCTCCTGCTGACGCTCGACGGGACCACCGTCTTCATGGCCTCGGATACGGACTTCCTCGAGCACCACGAGTCGATCACCGCGGACGTCTTCGTGCCGCCGATCGGCGGCCACTTCACGATGGATCGCCGCGAAGCCGCCGACTTCGCCCGCAGCGTCGAGGCGGACCTCGTGCTGCCCGAACACTACGACACCTTCGACCCGATCGAGACCGACGCCGAGGCGTTCGCCACGGACCTCGAGGCCGACGGGATCCGCGTCGAGTTGTTCTAA
- a CDS encoding long-chain-fatty-acid--CoA ligase, with protein MTNLVTNVAEAVEEYGDNTAIGYQGSETSYEEFWGQTGAFAAALEERGLGTDDRVAIYLPNVPPFVIAFHGTLRAGGVVVPMNPQYKAREIGHLLGDSEAKVVVALADLVPFVREVQDETDVEHIVSVGGDAEGATEFEEFLEPGDPDIVDREDDDDAVQPYTSGTTGQPKGVQLTHGNLASNANAASKLIPDGIRPDDKSLGVLPLFHIYGMTVVMNASLFHGGAYYPMASWDAQDAVSLIEDEELTIMHGVPAMYNDVINQPNAEEFDMSSLRLCGVGGSGIPVEVLRQFEELYEPKIYEGYGLTETSPITHFNSPIEGRRVGSVGKTVPGVDSKVVDEEFNEVSPVEEGPIDEEEADLREITGEIVIAGPNVMKGYYGLPEANEEAFTEEGGRRWFHTGDIGYQDEDGFFYVVDREKHMIVTGGYNVYPREVEELLFEHEDVADAAVAGIPDERRGETVKAFIVRTPDGDVTEEEIKEYCLTNMAEYKHPREVEFVEELPRTTTGKVQKFKLREEEGGAQ; from the coding sequence ATGACAAATCTTGTCACTAACGTCGCGGAAGCCGTCGAGGAATACGGCGATAACACCGCGATCGGATATCAGGGCTCGGAGACGAGCTACGAGGAGTTCTGGGGGCAGACGGGTGCGTTCGCGGCCGCGCTCGAGGAGCGCGGACTGGGTACCGACGACCGGGTCGCCATCTATCTGCCGAACGTCCCGCCGTTCGTGATCGCCTTCCACGGGACGCTTCGCGCCGGTGGGGTCGTCGTGCCGATGAACCCGCAGTACAAGGCCCGCGAGATCGGGCACCTGCTCGGAGACAGCGAGGCCAAGGTCGTCGTCGCGCTGGCCGACCTCGTTCCCTTCGTCCGGGAGGTACAGGACGAGACGGACGTCGAGCACATCGTCAGCGTCGGCGGCGACGCCGAGGGCGCCACCGAGTTCGAGGAATTCCTCGAGCCGGGCGATCCCGACATCGTCGACCGCGAGGACGACGACGACGCCGTCCAGCCGTACACGTCCGGAACGACGGGACAGCCCAAGGGAGTTCAGCTCACCCACGGCAACCTCGCGTCGAACGCGAACGCGGCGTCGAAACTCATCCCCGACGGCATCCGGCCGGACGACAAGTCGCTGGGCGTCCTCCCGCTGTTCCACATCTACGGGATGACCGTCGTGATGAACGCGTCGCTGTTCCACGGCGGCGCCTACTACCCGATGGCCTCGTGGGACGCACAGGATGCCGTCTCGCTCATCGAGGACGAGGAGCTGACGATCATGCACGGCGTGCCGGCGATGTACAACGACGTCATCAACCAGCCGAACGCCGAGGAGTTCGACATGTCCTCGCTGCGCCTCTGTGGCGTCGGCGGTTCGGGCATCCCCGTCGAGGTCTTGCGCCAGTTCGAGGAGCTCTACGAGCCGAAGATCTACGAGGGGTACGGCCTGACCGAGACCAGCCCGATCACCCACTTCAACAGCCCGATCGAGGGCCGTCGCGTCGGCAGCGTGGGCAAGACCGTCCCCGGCGTCGACTCGAAGGTCGTCGACGAGGAGTTCAACGAGGTTTCCCCGGTCGAGGAGGGGCCGATCGACGAAGAGGAGGCCGACCTCCGGGAGATCACCGGCGAGATCGTCATCGCCGGGCCGAACGTGATGAAGGGCTACTACGGCCTGCCCGAGGCCAACGAGGAGGCCTTCACCGAGGAGGGCGGCCGGCGCTGGTTCCACACCGGCGACATCGGCTACCAGGACGAGGACGGCTTCTTCTACGTCGTCGACCGCGAGAAGCACATGATCGTCACCGGCGGCTACAACGTTTACCCGCGGGAGGTCGAGGAGTTGCTCTTCGAGCACGAGGACGTCGCCGACGCCGCCGTCGCCGGCATCCCCGACGAACGCCGCGGAGAGACCGTCAAGGCGTTCATCGTCCGGACGCCCGACGGCGACGTGACCGAGGAGGAGATCAAAGAGTACTGTCTGACCAACATGGCGGAGTACAAGCACCCGCGTGAGGTCGAGTTCGTCGAGGAACTCCCCCGCACGACGACCGGGAAGGTCCAGAAGTTCAAACTCCGAGAGGAAGAAGGGGGTGCCCAATAA
- a CDS encoding GTP cyclohydrolase III, with protein sequence MTNTQVTLVQIDNYGPWTVTPEPRREADLQTMQSRLYADISQFVGNRDGYTFFTRFDNMIAVTNGVSMDDHALLQESVGNRYPVTLSLGVATGTSPVQALADATTRVQEAGSAQDKDRRECLEGRVVEDPHRSDDDVQIAHFDVIDATGNYTDELNAFDTFIEIEQGYAELMRHMRYAHDSLSFFVGGDNVIVVCPDLEEAAYEEAIRHVEEAVDVELQVGVGRGKSAHEAGFAAKHALETCRADGTRVELDW encoded by the coding sequence GTGACTAATACGCAGGTTACGCTCGTTCAGATCGACAACTACGGGCCGTGGACGGTGACGCCCGAGCCTCGTCGGGAAGCCGACCTCCAGACCATGCAGTCCCGGCTCTACGCCGACATCTCGCAGTTCGTCGGGAACCGCGACGGCTACACGTTCTTCACGCGATTCGACAACATGATCGCCGTCACGAACGGCGTCTCGATGGACGACCACGCGCTCCTCCAGGAGTCCGTCGGTAACCGGTATCCCGTGACGCTCAGCCTCGGCGTCGCGACCGGCACCTCGCCGGTGCAGGCGCTGGCCGACGCGACCACCCGCGTCCAGGAAGCCGGCAGCGCACAGGACAAGGATCGGCGGGAGTGTCTCGAGGGTCGGGTCGTCGAGGACCCGCACCGGAGCGACGACGACGTCCAGATCGCCCACTTCGACGTCATCGACGCGACCGGCAACTACACCGACGAACTGAACGCCTTCGACACGTTCATCGAGATCGAGCAGGGGTACGCCGAACTGATGCGCCACATGCGCTACGCCCACGACAGCCTCTCCTTCTTCGTCGGCGGCGACAACGTCATCGTCGTCTGTCCCGACCTCGAGGAGGCGGCCTACGAGGAGGCCATCCGCCACGTCGAGGAGGCCGTCGACGTCGAACTGCAGGTCGGCGTCGGCCGCGGGAAGAGCGCCCACGAGGCCGGCTTCGCCGCGAAACACGCCCTCGAGACCTGTCGCGCCGACGGGACCCGCGTCGAACTCGACTGGTAG
- a CDS encoding CBS domain-containing protein, whose protein sequence is MESELSVRDVLTTEYVGVSESDTVRGAVQLMREERASCVLVVRGTEPVGIMTEWDVLGVVADDRTPGETTVGDVMTSPVISFGPDRSLTDAATTMARENIRNVVVEDEDGVLGLVTQRDVIAAAGSFQATMTPTRSSDVALEGNRPNDDRAPQPTSASDEDESRMMANGGDEYTTQGVCEACGSLADALWDANGQLVCADCRTV, encoded by the coding sequence ATGGAATCGGAACTGTCGGTCAGGGACGTCCTGACGACCGAATACGTCGGCGTCAGCGAGTCAGACACCGTTCGCGGCGCCGTCCAACTCATGCGCGAGGAGCGCGCGAGTTGCGTCCTCGTCGTCCGCGGGACGGAGCCGGTCGGGATCATGACCGAGTGGGACGTACTCGGCGTCGTCGCCGACGACCGAACGCCGGGCGAGACGACCGTCGGCGACGTGATGACCTCGCCCGTCATCTCGTTCGGGCCGGACCGGTCGCTCACCGACGCCGCCACCACGATGGCCCGCGAGAACATCCGCAACGTCGTGGTCGAGGACGAAGACGGCGTGCTGGGGCTCGTGACCCAGCGGGACGTCATCGCCGCCGCGGGCTCGTTCCAGGCGACCATGACCCCGACGCGCTCGAGCGACGTCGCCCTCGAGGGAAACCGACCGAACGACGATCGCGCCCCGCAGCCGACGAGCGCGTCTGACGAGGACGAATCGCGAATGATGGCCAACGGCGGCGACGAGTACACGACCCAGGGCGTTTGCGAGGCCTGTGGTTCGCTCGCGGACGCGCTGTGGGACGCCAACGGCCAGCTGGTCTGTGCTGACTGCCGAACGGTGTGA
- a CDS encoding universal stress protein: MYQDVLIPTDGSDGTRQSITHGVTIAERFDATIHALSVVPEGPFGTLQNDAATPAAYRAVERIETEAERAGVPVETAVEQGVPHEKILEYAAEHGVDMIVMGTQGRTGLDRVLVGSVTERIVRMADVPVVTVRLTDDIRIEDSAEAERIARKALAGEDGVDPDEITALEDPHRTSASWIVPFESDRGTVHVHVDALSGEARIARREA; the protein is encoded by the coding sequence ATGTATCAGGACGTGCTCATTCCGACGGACGGGAGCGACGGGACCCGGCAGTCGATCACGCACGGGGTGACGATCGCGGAGCGGTTCGACGCGACGATCCACGCCCTATCGGTCGTCCCGGAGGGCCCCTTCGGAACGCTCCAGAACGACGCGGCGACGCCGGCGGCCTACCGCGCGGTCGAGCGGATCGAGACCGAGGCCGAACGCGCGGGGGTTCCCGTCGAGACGGCGGTCGAACAGGGCGTTCCCCACGAGAAAATCCTCGAGTACGCCGCGGAACACGGCGTCGATATGATTGTCATGGGAACGCAGGGCCGGACCGGTCTCGATCGCGTGCTGGTCGGCAGCGTCACCGAGCGGATCGTCCGCATGGCCGACGTGCCGGTCGTGACGGTCCGCCTGACCGACGACATCAGGATCGAAGACTCAGCCGAGGCCGAGCGGATCGCCCGAAAGGCGCTCGCCGGCGAGGACGGCGTCGACCCCGACGAGATCACCGCCCTCGAGGACCCCCACCGGACCAGCGCCTCCTGGATCGTGCCCTTCGAGAGCGACCGCGGAACGGTCCACGTCCACGTCGACGCGCTCTCGGGAGAGGCGCGGATCGCGCGACGCGAGGCGTGA
- a CDS encoding PRC-barrel domain-containing protein: MDDTPQEITSLVGREVYSNNGVFVGEVEDLRLDVDGQAVTGLALGDLNTELLADAARSGQGVIVPYRWVRAVGDVILINDVVERVRQPDEEEEQLVA; the protein is encoded by the coding sequence ATGGACGACACTCCGCAAGAAATTACCTCCCTCGTCGGACGTGAGGTCTACTCGAACAACGGCGTCTTCGTCGGCGAAGTCGAAGACCTGCGACTGGACGTCGACGGCCAGGCCGTCACCGGACTCGCACTCGGCGACCTGAACACCGAACTGCTCGCCGACGCCGCCCGCAGCGGGCAGGGCGTCATCGTTCCCTACCGCTGGGTCCGCGCGGTCGGCGACGTAATCCTGATCAACGACGTCGTTGAGCGGGTCCGCCAGCCCGACGAGGAAGAAGAACAGCTCGTCGCGTAA
- a CDS encoding phosphoglycerate kinase, with product MIETLDDLDVEGTTVGVRVDVNSPIGDDGTLADDARLRAHVDTLSELLERGGRVAVLAHQGRPGGDDFVSLESHAERLSELLGHPVDYVDATFGATARESVRTLGNGDCVVLENTRFYSEEYMEFEPDRAAETHLVEGLAPVLDAYVNDAFAAAHRSQPSLVGFPTVLPGYAGRVMEAELDVLGSIEETPEPRVYVLGGAKVSDSIDVAWSVLEKGLADHVLTAGVVGNVFLIADGVDLGDASSDFIYDQGYWDEIDRAADLLDAHGEHIALPRDVAVERDGDRHELGVNALPPENEEAAMDIGESTLAYYERILEDAGTVILNGPAGVFEDENFETGTRRLYGAATDVDTSIVGGGDTASALRRLGVEGFSHVSTGGGAALRMLTAEPLPAVTALEDGPKQQQPADD from the coding sequence ATGATCGAGACCCTCGACGACTTGGACGTCGAAGGGACCACCGTCGGCGTCCGCGTCGACGTCAACAGCCCCATCGGCGACGACGGTACCCTCGCCGACGACGCCCGACTGCGCGCCCACGTCGACACGCTCTCGGAACTGCTCGAGCGTGGCGGCCGGGTCGCCGTCCTCGCCCATCAGGGTCGCCCCGGCGGTGACGACTTCGTCTCCCTCGAGTCCCACGCCGAGCGCCTCTCGGAACTGCTCGGACACCCCGTCGACTACGTGGACGCGACGTTCGGCGCCACCGCCCGCGAATCCGTCAGGACCCTCGGGAACGGCGACTGCGTCGTTCTCGAGAACACGCGCTTCTACAGCGAGGAGTACATGGAGTTCGAACCCGATCGCGCCGCCGAGACCCACCTCGTGGAAGGGCTGGCGCCGGTGCTCGACGCTTACGTCAACGACGCCTTCGCCGCGGCCCACCGCTCTCAGCCCTCGCTGGTCGGCTTCCCCACCGTTCTACCCGGCTACGCCGGCCGCGTGATGGAGGCCGAACTCGACGTACTGGGGTCGATCGAGGAGACCCCCGAACCGCGCGTCTACGTCCTCGGCGGCGCGAAGGTTTCCGATTCGATCGACGTCGCCTGGTCGGTCCTCGAGAAGGGGCTGGCCGACCACGTTCTGACCGCCGGCGTCGTCGGCAACGTTTTCCTCATCGCCGACGGCGTCGATCTGGGCGACGCCAGTTCCGACTTCATCTACGATCAGGGCTACTGGGACGAGATCGACCGCGCGGCCGATCTGCTCGACGCCCACGGCGAGCACATCGCGCTCCCGCGGGACGTCGCGGTCGAGCGCGACGGCGACCGCCACGAACTCGGCGTCAACGCCCTCCCCCCCGAGAACGAGGAGGCCGCCATGGACATCGGCGAGTCGACGCTCGCCTACTACGAGCGCATTCTCGAGGACGCGGGCACGGTCATCCTCAACGGGCCGGCCGGCGTCTTCGAGGACGAGAACTTCGAGACGGGAACCCGCCGACTCTACGGGGCCGCGACCGACGTCGACACGAGCATCGTCGGCGGCGGCGACACCGCCTCCGCGCTCCGCCGACTCGGCGTCGAGGGCTTCTCCCACGTCAGCACCGGCGGCGGCGCCGCCCTCCGGATGCTCACCGCGGAACCGCTGCCCGCCGTGACGGCACTCGAGGATGGTCCAAAGCAACAACAGCCAGCCGACGATTGA
- a CDS encoding VOC family protein produces MDIQHAAIRVSDLEATREFYEEGLGLEYSQDFHTDEGVHNYYVTGDELDTELQFVHDPDSDAGAPEPTGIVHLALRVDDVDAAVERVVDRTDCPVVQEPTTIEPADARAAFVADPDGYEIELFRPLE; encoded by the coding sequence ATGGACATCCAGCACGCCGCGATCCGAGTCTCGGACCTCGAGGCGACCAGGGAGTTCTACGAGGAGGGACTCGGCCTCGAGTACAGTCAGGATTTCCACACCGACGAAGGCGTCCACAACTACTACGTTACCGGCGACGAACTCGACACCGAACTGCAGTTCGTCCACGACCCCGATTCGGACGCTGGCGCGCCCGAGCCGACCGGGATCGTCCACCTCGCGCTCCGCGTCGACGACGTCGATGCGGCGGTAGAGCGGGTCGTCGATCGGACGGACTGTCCCGTCGTGCAGGAACCGACGACGATCGAACCGGCCGACGCTCGGGCAGCCTTCGTCGCGGATCCCGACGGGTACGAAATCGAACTCTTCCGGCCGCTCGAGTAG